A single genomic interval of Hydractinia symbiolongicarpus strain clone_291-10 chromosome 8, HSymV2.1, whole genome shotgun sequence harbors:
- the LOC130653703 gene encoding dipeptidyl peptidase 9-like: MEFKSWLEIERAVCHSRLAQFHFSSFIPSHFTFYKNLLIFLGVPPTGESYSNENTLLYIDVENGVWEHMDVKHEGYDSMDGLDPHIYAAYHWNLLLDPSKSLNTAGSGYSKEEELLRERKRLVSHGITSYEFDTHAGRVLFRAGCDTYTVDVALVASGATKCAVPRSISTNLFGSKMDAKIGPSNPNIISFIDNGDIWVANIVTGLEMRLTFVRSTGRDEAISAGVPSYVTQEEFDRFTGYWWEPRKQQDMEGSLEVHKILYELVDERMVEELPISSAPDHNFTTFVETYRYPKAGSINSKSTLRLVEFCVKSSTNEFLDGSIVEYEMRVDLVELFPWIEYIVRCGWMPDGKHIWVQVLNRAQNRLALLRIPCSAFRPITSSTVLLTETVRQHKIDIMLEEKSDFWVNISDILHFLPTIRPDRIKFIWLSEETRFKHLYKYTITTESGDGYFGGSQVFHSTEGNMNECIVRPCHTLEKQVLTSGSWEVDGERIWVDVKNDLVYFIAMKDTPLEKHLYCVSMANPEVIHRLTKLGHSHSVSINQECSHAVVVSSSISSLSHVNLCKIMQNPVYGTGRMSLNGIAWLEAPRALPSTYIVPEIFGFTNASGKSIYGMLFRPSNCSARKKYPTILYVYGGPGVQLVSNAQRSVRRLNLYALASLGYAVVMIDTMGSCNRGIQFEAAIQNNMGCVEIDQQLEGLSHIAEKSGIIDMHRIVIHGWSYGGYLALMGLAQRPDVFKVAIAGAPVTCWELYDTGYTERYMSTPSVNKDAYRRGSVLKYAKQFPSEPNRLLIVHGLVDENVHFSHTNALIAELVKEGKPYQLQVYPGERHGIRNSAAAKHYETYVLWFIQQYFNNMT, encoded by the exons ATGGAATTTAAATCATGGCTTGAAATTGAACGTGCTGTTTGCCATAGCCGCCTTGCACAATTTCACTTTTCTTCATTTATACCATCTCATTTTacgttttataaaaatttgcttatatTTCTTGGTGTTCCACCAACTGGCGAGTCTTATAGCAATGAAAATACTTTGTTGTATATTGATGTTGAAAACGGAGTATGGGAACACATGGATGTAAAACATGAAGGTTATGACTCAATGGATGGATTGGACCCTcacat ATATGCTGCATATCACTGGAACTTGCTTCTTGACCcaagtaaatctttaaataCAGCTGGCTCTGGTTATTCTAAAGAAGAGGAACTACTTCGGGAAAGAAAAAGACTTGTGTCTCATGGTATAACTTCATATGAATTTGATACACATGCTGGTCGTGTGTTATTTCGTGCTGGATGCGATACTTATACTGTTGATGTGGCATTAGTTGCATCAGGTGCAACAAAA TGTGCTGTGCCACGTTCAATATCTACCAATTTGTTTGGAAGCAAAATGGATGCTAAAATTGGACCAAGCAATCCAAATATAATATCATTTATTGACAACGGAGACATTTGGGTGGCAAATATAGTGACaggtctggaaatgagattgACATTTGTTCGAAGCACTGGTCGAGATGAAGCTATTTCAGCAGGTGTACCATCATATGTTACTCAGGAAGAATTTGACAGATTTACTGGGTATTGGTGGGAGCCAAGGAAACAACAAGATATGGAAG GCTCTCTTGAAGTTCACAAGATCTTATACGAACTT GTGGATGAAAGAATGGTTGAAGAGCTACCAATATCATCTGCTCCTGACCATAACTTCACAACATTTGTTGAAACTTACCGTTATCCCAAAGCTGGATCTATTAACTCAAAATCTACCTTGCGATTGGTTGAATTCTGTGTAAAGAGTTCCACGAATGAG TTCCTTGATGGTTCCATTGTTGAATATGAGATGCGTGTTGATTTAGTAGAATTATTTCCCTGGATTGAATATATTGTTCGATGTGGATGGATGCCAGATGGTAAACA TATATGGGTTCAAGTATTAAATCGAGCTCAAAACAGACTGGCTTTGCTTAGAATACCATGTTCTGCATTTCGACCAATCACTTCTAGCACTGTTCTTCTGACGGAAACTGTTCGTCAACACAAAATTGATATAATGTTGGAAGAGAAGTCAGACTTTTGGGTGAAT attTCAGATATCCTTCACTTCTTACCAACGATACGACCTGATCGAATAAAGTTCATCTGGCTGTCTGAAGAAACACGTTTCAAGCACCTTTATAAAtacactataacaacagaatctgGTGATGGTTATTTTGGTGGAAGTCAAGTTTTTCACAGCACTGAGGGCAACATGAATGAGTGCATAGTGAGACCTTGTCACACATTGGAAAAACAGGTTCTCACATCAGGATCATGGGAAGTGGATGGCGAAAGG ATTTGGGTtgatgtgaaaaatgatttagttTATTTCATCGCCATGAAGGATACACCATTGGAGAAACATCT ATATTGCGTTTCTATGGCAAATCCAGAGGTTATTCACCGTCTAACTAAACTTGGTCATTCACATTCTGTGTCTATAAACCAG GAGTGTTCCCATGCAGTCGTAGTGTCATCATCAATTTCGTCTCTGTCACATGTCAACTTGTGTAAAATCATGCAGAATCCTGTGTACGGGACAGGAAGAATGTCGTTGAACGGAATAGCTTGGCTAGAAGCACCGCGAG CTCTTCCCAGCACGTACATTGTGCCAGAAATCTTTGGATTTACCAATGCCAGTG GTAAATCTATCTATGGCATGCTGTTCAGACCGTCTAATTGCTCCGCAAGAAAGAAATATCCAACAATTTTATACGTTTACGGTGGACCTGGAGTCcag cTGGTTTCGAATGCACAACGTTCAGTCCGTCGACTAAACTTGTATGCTTTAGCTTCTCTCGGATACGCTGTTGTAATGATCGATACGATGGGCTCGTGTAACAGAGGCATACAATTCGAAGCTGCTATTCAAAATAATATG GGTTGTGTTGAGATTGATCAGCAGCTTGAAGGCTTGTCACACATTGCAGAGAAATCTGGGATTATTGATATGCATAGAATAGTCATCCATGGATGGTCCTACG GCGGTTATCTTGCGCTGATGGGCTTAGCACAGAGACCTGATGTCTTCAAG GTGGCCATAGCTGGTGCGCCTGTTACCTGTTGGGAATTGTATGACACGGGATACACAGAACGATACATGAGTACACCGTCAGTCAACAAAGATGCATACAGAAGAGGATCCGTGTTGAAATATGCGAAACAGTTTCCAAGCGA ACCAAATCGACTACTGATCGTTCATGGATTGGTCGACGAAAACGTTCATTTCAGTCACACGAATGCTTTGATTGCAGAACTAGTGAAAGAAGGAAAGCCATACCAGCTCCAG GTCTATCCAGGTGAACGACACGGTATTCGAAACTCTGCTGCTGCGAAGCATTATGAAACGTACGTCCTTTGGTTTATTCAGCAATACTTCAATAATATGACGTAA